From Barrientosiimonas humi, a single genomic window includes:
- a CDS encoding acyltransferase domain-containing protein, producing the protein MTPEQIADRLALDVVRPLLDPLAVEPDDAAELMRWLPTLDTADHARVATAADAVLGHLGVYRMPDPDLFAAVPDEAARPPGLLRLAALLATVPEVRAFHAGRGIPDADSWTALSLFGVQLRIDRAAYDGTFGLRTALWLTAPWSGALYWLGRLQLNLLDVPEQGRWLSAHIPRTGPLDPGAVDASFARAYAFFDRHFPDLPVRGLHCRSWLLDPQLLETVAPESNIARFQQRWRLTDELAPGNADALYFTFALRGDLDLERLPQETSLQRGIVGRVRGGGEWHVRTGTIPR; encoded by the coding sequence GTGACCCCTGAGCAGATCGCCGACCGGCTGGCCCTGGACGTGGTGCGCCCGTTGCTCGACCCGCTCGCGGTCGAGCCCGACGACGCCGCCGAGCTGATGCGCTGGCTGCCGACCCTCGACACCGCCGACCACGCGCGGGTCGCGACGGCCGCGGACGCGGTGCTCGGGCACCTCGGCGTCTACCGGATGCCCGACCCCGACCTGTTCGCGGCGGTGCCCGACGAGGCGGCGCGCCCGCCGGGGCTGCTGCGCCTGGCTGCGCTGCTCGCGACCGTGCCGGAGGTGCGCGCCTTCCACGCCGGCCGCGGCATCCCCGACGCCGACTCGTGGACGGCGCTGAGCCTGTTCGGCGTGCAGCTGCGCATCGACCGCGCGGCCTACGACGGCACCTTCGGGCTGCGCACCGCCCTGTGGCTCACCGCTCCCTGGTCGGGCGCGCTCTACTGGCTCGGCCGGCTGCAGCTCAACCTGCTCGACGTGCCCGAGCAGGGGCGCTGGCTGTCCGCCCACATCCCCCGCACCGGACCCCTCGACCCGGGTGCGGTCGACGCGTCGTTCGCGCGGGCGTACGCCTTCTTCGACCGGCACTTCCCCGACCTGCCGGTGCGCGGGTTGCACTGTCGCTCTTGGCTGTTGGACCCCCAGCTGCTCGAGACGGTCGCGCCGGAGAGCAACATCGCCCGCTTCCAGCAGCGGTGGCGGCTGACCGACGAGCTGGCCCCGGGGAACGCCGACGCGCTCTACTTCACCTTCGCGCTGCGCGGCGACCTCGACCTGGAGCGGCTGCCCCAGGAGACCTCGCTGCAGCGCGGCATCGTGGGGCGGGTGCGGGGCGGCGGCGAGTGGCACGTGCGCACGGGCACGATCCCGCGCTGA